In Chitinophagaceae bacterium, a genomic segment contains:
- a CDS encoding tetratricopeptide repeat protein translates to MKTAQEYFDEGVKKYKLKDYAGAVKDYTEAIRINPHYANAFTNRGYAKYKLKKYAEAMKDYTQAIRINPHDAKAYNNRGAAKRELQKYQEAIEDYTQAIRINDQYAIAYNNRGNAKKKLQNYAGAIEDYTQAIRINPQDAKAFYNRGNAKVGLQEYAGAIEDYAKAVDLCFVYDTEKLTVQKVCKFLPMNENTRGILNNKQIWFAHPSTFNDPLDGNFLQRYYEENKSLFSVLDTILIASFVGDTKRALENENLMWSHYAKDHTGICLVYEFKKPFRSKRFLAQAVDYLPEIEHPNMNNLHTTIESGFFTKQKCWEYEDEFRIVYRLQEAKTEKKGKAIPLSDLGLVLKEIVFGLKCTEMSKQLIKQIISGKEEYKEVRLYKMTDKKGGNHFQLEKKEVDRNTII, encoded by the coding sequence ATGAAAACAGCACAAGAATATTTTGATGAAGGAGTTAAAAAATACAAATTAAAAGATTATGCAGGTGCAGTAAAGGATTATACCGAAGCAATAAGAATCAATCCCCACTATGCAAACGCTTTTACTAATCGAGGATATGCAAAATATAAATTAAAAAAATATGCAGAGGCAATGAAGGATTATACCCAAGCAATAAGAATCAATCCCCACGATGCAAAAGCTTATAATAATCGGGGAGCTGCAAAAAGGGAATTACAAAAATATCAAGAGGCAATAGAGGATTATACCCAAGCAATAAGAATCAATGACCAATATGCAATAGCTTATAATAATCGAGGAAATGCAAAAAAGAAATTACAAAACTATGCAGGAGCAATAGAGGATTATACCCAAGCAATAAGAATCAATCCCCAAGATGCAAAAGCTTTTTATAATCGTGGAAATGCAAAAGTTGGATTACAAGAGTATGCAGGAGCAATAGAGGATTACGCAAAAGCAGTGGATCTCTGTTTTGTGTATGATACTGAAAAACTTACAGTGCAGAAGGTCTGCAAGTTTCTGCCGATGAATGAGAATACTCGTGGAATACTCAATAATAAACAGATATGGTTTGCCCATCCTTCCACTTTTAATGATCCCCTGGATGGAAATTTTTTACAAAGATATTATGAGGAAAATAAAAGTTTATTTTCTGTGTTAGATACCATTCTCATTGCTTCTTTTGTGGGTGATACAAAACGTGCTTTAGAAAATGAAAACCTTATGTGGTCCCATTATGCGAAAGACCATACGGGTATTTGTCTCGTCTATGAGTTTAAAAAACCATTCCGTTCAAAGAGATTTTTGGCTCAAGCGGTGGACTATCTCCCCGAAATAGAACACCCTAATATGAACAATCTTCATACTACTATTGAGTCAGGATTTTTTACGAAGCAAAAGTGTTGGGAGTATGAAGATGAGTTTAGAATTGTATACCGCCTGCAAGAAGCAAAAACAGAAAAGAAGGGAAAAGCCATACCTCTCTCAGATTTAGGTTTGGTGCTGAAAGAGATTGTTTTTGGACTTAAGTGTACTGAAATGTCCAAGCAATTAATAAAGCAGATAATATCAGGTAAGGAAGAATATAAAGAGGTACGTTTATATAAAATGACCGATAAAAAAGGAGGGAATCATTTCCAGCTCGAAAAAAAAGAAGTAGATAGAAATACTATTATATAG